A portion of the Fusobacterium nucleatum genome contains these proteins:
- a CDS encoding aminopeptidase P family protein, with translation MEINKRIEKARKVMKKYKVDAYIITSSDYHQSEYIDDYFKGREYLSGFTGSAGILVIFKDEACLWTDGRYHIQAEKQLKGSEVKFFKQGNLGVPTYQEYIISKLAENSKIGIDAKILLSSDINEILSKKKYKIVDFDLLAEVWDKRKKLPNGKIFILEDKYTGKTYKEKVKEIRATLKEKGANYNIISSLDDIAWIYNFRGCDVIHNPVALSFTIISEKKSTLYINEKKLDKKAQKYFKDNKVEIKEYFEFFKDIKKLKGNILVDFNKISYAIYEAINKNTLINSMNPSTYLKAHKNKTEIANTKKIHIQDGVAIVKFMYWLKNNYKKENITEFSAEQEINSLRKEIEGYLDLSFHTISAFGKNAAMMHYSAPEKKSAKIGDGVYLLDSGGTYLKGTTDITRTFFLGKVGKQEKIDNTLVLKGMLALSRAKFLFGATGTNLDILARQFLWNVGIDYKCGTGHGVGHILNVHEGPHGIRFQYNPQRLEVGMIVTNEPGAYIEGSHGIRIENELLVKEAYETEYGKFLEFETITYAPIDLDGIVKTLLTKEEKQQLNEYHSEVYKKLSPYLNKKEKEFLKEYTKSI, from the coding sequence ATGGAAATCAATAAGAGAATTGAAAAAGCTAGAAAAGTTATGAAAAAATATAAGGTTGATGCTTATATTATAACAAGTTCTGATTATCACCAAAGTGAATATATTGATGATTATTTTAAAGGTAGAGAATATTTATCAGGTTTCACAGGCTCTGCTGGGATATTAGTTATATTCAAAGATGAAGCTTGCCTATGGACAGATGGAAGATATCATATTCAAGCTGAAAAGCAGTTAAAAGGTAGTGAAGTAAAATTCTTTAAACAAGGTAACCTTGGAGTTCCTACTTATCAAGAATATATAATTTCTAAATTAGCAGAAAATTCTAAAATTGGTATAGATGCAAAAATTCTTTTATCTTCTGATATCAATGAAATCCTTTCAAAGAAAAAATATAAAATAGTTGATTTTGATTTATTAGCAGAAGTTTGGGATAAAAGAAAAAAATTACCTAATGGAAAAATATTTATTTTAGAAGATAAATATACTGGAAAAACATATAAAGAAAAAGTTAAAGAAATAAGAGCAACTTTAAAAGAAAAAGGTGCAAATTATAATATTATTTCAAGTTTAGATGATATTGCTTGGATATATAATTTTAGAGGTTGTGATGTAATACATAATCCAGTAGCTTTATCATTTACAATAATTTCTGAAAAAAAATCAACTCTTTACATTAACGAAAAAAAATTAGATAAGAAAGCTCAAAAATATTTTAAAGATAATAAAGTTGAAATTAAAGAGTATTTTGAATTTTTTAAAGATATAAAAAAATTAAAAGGAAATATTTTAGTTGATTTTAACAAGATTAGTTATGCTATTTATGAAGCTATTAATAAAAATACTTTAATTAATTCTATGAATCCAAGTACATATTTAAAGGCACATAAAAATAAAACTGAAATAGCTAATACGAAAAAAATCCATATTCAAGATGGAGTTGCCATAGTTAAATTTATGTATTGGTTAAAAAATAATTATAAAAAAGAGAATATTACAGAATTTTCAGCAGAACAAGAAATTAATTCTTTAAGAAAAGAGATAGAAGGATATTTAGATTTAAGTTTCCATACTATTTCTGCTTTTGGAAAAAATGCAGCTATGATGCACTATTCAGCACCTGAAAAGAAATCAGCTAAAATAGGAGATGGTGTGTACTTACTTGATTCTGGTGGAACATATTTAAAAGGAACTACTGACATAACAAGAACTTTCTTTTTAGGAAAAGTTGGCAAACAAGAAAAAATTGATAATACTTTGGTTTTAAAAGGAATGTTAGCATTATCAAGAGCAAAATTTTTATTTGGAGCAACTGGAACAAATTTAGATATATTAGCTAGACAATTCTTATGGAATGTTGGAATTGACTATAAATGTGGAACAGGACATGGAGTAGGACATATTTTAAATGTACATGAAGGACCTCATGGTATTAGATTTCAATATAATCCTCAAAGACTGGAAGTTGGTATGATAGTTACTAATGAACCAGGTGCATATATTGAAGGTAGCCATGGGATAAGAATTGAAAATGAACTTTTAGTAAAAGAAGCCTATGAGACTGAATATGGAAAATTCTTAGAATTTGAAACTATAACTTATGCTCCTATTGATTTAGATGGAATTGTAAAAACTCTTTTAACAAAGGAAGAAAAGCAACAACTAAATGAATATCATTCAGAAGTTTATAAAAAACTGAGTCCATACTTAAATAAAAAAGAAAAGGAATTTTTAAAAGAATACACTAAAAGTATTTAA
- a CDS encoding putative glycoside hydrolase, which produces MKFMKKLSLFIMFLAIGAFFSKDSYSKEKSSNSYYEYTTEKIKIYSDENKKENIGTLIKGTRVNVYDTKEIIKKSKDKKGKEIEKKTVMKKITYKDVHKTKVVWIEDGYLISTLNEAVDQRFKNLDFTKKEKKEYTDNKRVKVRGLYVSAHSVALKGRLDELIELAKKNNINAFIIDVKGDYGELTFPMSDEINKYTKSANKNPIIKDIEPVIKKLKDNGIYAIARIVSFKDTIYAKENPDKIIVYKDGGKAFTNSDGLVWVSAYDKNLWEYNVTVAKEAAKAGFNEIQFDYVRFPASNGGKLDKALNYRNTDNLTKSEAIQKYLHYAKEELEPYQVYVSADIYGQVGSSSDDMALGQFWEAVSSEVDYVSPMMYPSHYGKGVYGLAVPDANPYKTIYQSTKDSINRNNNIDSPAIIRPWIQAFTAAWVKGHINYGPNEIKDQVKAMKDLGVDEYILWSPTNRYEKFF; this is translated from the coding sequence ATGAAATTTATGAAAAAATTATCACTATTTATTATGTTTTTAGCTATAGGAGCTTTTTTTTCAAAAGATTCCTATTCTAAAGAAAAGTCTTCAAATTCATATTATGAATATACCACAGAAAAAATTAAAATATATTCAGATGAGAATAAGAAAGAAAATATTGGAACTTTAATAAAAGGAACTCGGGTAAATGTATATGATACAAAAGAAATTATAAAAAAAAGTAAAGATAAAAAAGGAAAAGAAATTGAGAAAAAAACTGTTATGAAAAAGATAACATATAAAGATGTACATAAAACAAAAGTCGTTTGGATAGAAGATGGTTATCTGATATCAACATTAAATGAAGCAGTTGACCAAAGATTTAAAAATTTAGATTTTACAAAAAAAGAGAAAAAAGAGTACACTGATAATAAAAGAGTTAAAGTGAGAGGATTATATGTTTCTGCACATTCTGTCGCACTTAAAGGTAGACTAGATGAACTTATAGAACTTGCTAAAAAGAATAATATAAATGCCTTTATTATTGATGTAAAAGGAGATTATGGAGAACTAACTTTTCCTATGTCAGATGAAATAAATAAATATACAAAATCAGCTAATAAAAATCCAATAATAAAAGATATTGAGCCTGTAATAAAAAAATTAAAAGATAATGGTATCTATGCTATTGCGAGAATAGTATCTTTTAAAGATACAATTTATGCTAAGGAAAATCCTGATAAAATTATTGTATATAAAGATGGTGGAAAAGCATTTACAAATAGTGATGGACTTGTATGGGTTTCTGCTTATGATAAAAATTTATGGGAATATAATGTAACAGTTGCAAAAGAAGCAGCAAAAGCAGGATTTAATGAAATACAATTTGACTATGTAAGATTCCCAGCTTCTAATGGTGGAAAACTTGATAAAGCCTTAAATTATAGAAATACAGATAATTTAACAAAATCAGAAGCTATTCAAAAATATTTACATTATGCAAAAGAGGAATTAGAACCATATCAAGTTTATGTAAGTGCTGATATTTATGGACAAGTTGGAAGTTCCTCTGACGATATGGCTTTAGGACAATTTTGGGAAGCAGTTAGTTCAGAAGTAGATTATGTATCTCCTATGATGTATCCTAGCCATTATGGAAAGGGAGTTTATGGACTTGCTGTTCCTGATGCTAATCCTTATAAGACAATTTATCAGTCAACAAAAGATTCTATAAATAGAAATAATAATATAGATAGCCCTGCTATTATAAGACCATGGATACAGGCGTTTACTGCTGCTTGGGTAAAAGGACATATAAATTATGGACCAAATGAAATTAAAGATCAAGTTAAGGCAATGAAAGATTTAGGTGTTGATGAATATATTTTATGGAGTCCTACTAATAGATACGAAAAATTCTTTTAA
- the hpf gene encoding ribosome hibernation-promoting factor, HPF/YfiA family — protein sequence MKLSIHGRKITLTDAIRKYAEEKISKVEKFNDSIIKIDATLAASKLKTGNAHVTEILAYLSGSTLKATATESDLYASIDKAVDIMESLLKKHKEKRSRAKVQDDTRKKSYSFDYIVEPEEKLSDEKKLVRVYLPLKPMEISEAILQLEYLNRVFFAFTNTTTGKMAVVYKRKDGDYGVIED from the coding sequence ATGAAATTATCAATTCACGGAAGAAAAATTACTTTAACTGATGCTATTAGAAAATATGCAGAAGAAAAAATTTCAAAGGTAGAAAAATTTAATGACTCTATTATCAAAATAGATGCCACATTAGCTGCTTCTAAATTAAAAACTGGTAATGCACATGTTACAGAAATTTTAGCTTATCTAAGTGGAAGTACATTAAAAGCTACTGCAACTGAATCAGATTTATATGCTTCAATAGATAAAGCTGTTGATATTATGGAAAGTTTATTAAAAAAACATAAAGAAAAAAGAAGTAGAGCAAAAGTTCAAGATGATACTAGAAAAAAATCTTATAGTTTTGATTATATAGTTGAACCAGAAGAAAAACTTTCTGATGAAAAGAAATTGGTTAGAGTTTACTTACCTTTAAAACCTATGGAAATTTCAGAAGCTATTTTACAACTTGAATATTTAAATAGAGTTTTCTTTGCTTTTACAAACACTACAACAGGAAAAATGGCAGTAGTTTATAAGAGAAAAGATGGGGACTATGGAGTTATTGAAGATTAG
- a CDS encoding toxin-antitoxin system YwqK family antitoxin has translation MKKKLIILLMFLLSCIAIYSNDVNTQSDSNSFSSENFLKKLTSLTPKNPEKTEKFANYLKNEMKRKKEVSYFIKIDKDEKKITVLAENEEILFDEVVSEEVINSFPTYQTKIKEIEEKGLVKTYVEASYIVKTVRKPNFRNEKVEEPEKKEKTELSKLEDNIKLLLKSYDVLNSSIASIYEARDKMVTVQRYRNKTMTITGEEDGQKIKIVYNFDNSFVGGAMKIFVDNVLISQSKIKNLLPDGEIKLFNASGKISGMATAKEGKLDGVAKLFDENGNTIEEVIYRNNKIVKRIK, from the coding sequence ATGAAAAAGAAATTAATAATATTATTAATGTTTTTATTATCTTGTATAGCAATTTATTCTAATGATGTTAACACTCAAAGTGACTCAAATTCTTTTAGTTCAGAAAACTTTTTAAAGAAATTAACATCTTTAACACCTAAAAATCCAGAAAAGACAGAGAAATTTGCTAATTATTTAAAAAATGAAATGAAAAGAAAAAAGGAAGTTAGTTACTTTATAAAAATTGATAAAGATGAAAAGAAAATAACTGTTTTAGCAGAAAATGAAGAAATTCTTTTTGATGAAGTTGTTTCGGAAGAAGTGATAAATTCTTTTCCAACATATCAAACTAAAATTAAAGAAATTGAAGAAAAAGGATTAGTAAAGACATATGTGGAAGCAAGCTATATTGTAAAGACAGTTAGAAAACCAAATTTCAGAAATGAAAAAGTAGAAGAACCAGAAAAGAAAGAAAAAACAGAATTATCTAAATTAGAAGATAATATTAAATTACTTTTAAAGTCTTATGATGTTTTAAATTCTTCTATTGCTAGTATATATGAAGCTAGAGATAAGATGGTTACTGTTCAACGTTATAGAAATAAAACAATGACTATTACAGGTGAAGAAGATGGTCAAAAAATAAAGATAGTATATAATTTTGATAATAGTTTTGTAGGTGGAGCTATGAAAATATTTGTTGATAATGTCCTTATATCTCAATCAAAAATTAAAAATTTACTTCCTGATGGAGAAATAAAATTATTTAATGCAAGTGGAAAGATTTCAGGTATGGCTACTGCTAAAGAAGGAAAACTAGATGGAGTAGCAAAATTATTTGATGAAAATGGAAATACAATAGAAGAAGTTATATATAGAAATAATAAAATTGTAAAAAGAATAAAATAA
- the rbr gene encoding rubrerythrin translates to MDLKGSKTEKNLMAAFAGESQARNKYNFYAKIAKEEGYEQIAELFDITAGNEKEHAKLWFKALHGDTIPDTLTNLAEAVAGENYEWTDMYTKFAEEAKEEGFLKLAKQFEMVAKIEKEHEERYRKLLENIKNGTVFHSEEKVAWECMECGHLHYGNDAPGKCPVCGADKAKFKRRAVNY, encoded by the coding sequence ATGGATTTAAAAGGAAGTAAAACAGAAAAGAATTTAATGGCAGCATTTGCTGGTGAATCACAAGCAAGAAATAAATATAATTTTTATGCAAAGATAGCAAAAGAAGAAGGATACGAACAAATAGCAGAATTATTTGATATAACTGCTGGAAATGAAAAAGAACATGCTAAATTATGGTTCAAAGCATTACATGGAGATACAATTCCTGATACATTAACAAATCTTGCAGAAGCAGTAGCTGGTGAAAACTATGAATGGACAGATATGTATACTAAATTCGCAGAAGAAGCAAAAGAAGAAGGATTTTTAAAACTTGCTAAACAATTTGAAATGGTTGCAAAAATTGAAAAAGAACATGAAGAAAGATATAGAAAACTATTAGAAAATATCAAAAATGGAACAGTTTTCCATTCAGAAGAAAAAGTTGCTTGGGAATGTATGGAATGTGGTCATCTTCATTATGGAAATGATGCACCTGGTAAATGTCCTGTTTGTGGAGCAGATAAAGCAAAATTTAAAAGAAGAGCAGTTAACTACTAA
- a CDS encoding aldehyde dehydrogenase family protein: MENILKKSYKMFINGEWIDSSNGVMVKSYAPYNNELLSEFPDASESDIDFAIKSAKEAFKTWRKTTVKERARILNKIADIIDENKDLLATVETMDNGKPIRETKLVDIPLAATHFRYFAGCILADEGQATVLDEKFLSLILREPIGVVGQIIPWNFPFLMAAWKLAPALAAGDTVVLKPSSTTTLSLLVLMELIQDVIPKGVVNLVTGKGSTAGEFLKNHPDLDKLAFTGSTAVGRDIALAAAEKLIPATLELGGKSANIILDDADIEKALEGAQLGILFNQGQVCCAGSRIFVQEGIYDEFISKLVKKFENIKIGNPLDPTTIMGSQIDARQVKTILDYVEIAKQEGGVILTGGVKYTENGCDKGNFVRPTLITNVNNGCRVSQEEIFGPVAVVIKFKTDDEVIAQANDSEYGLGGAVFTKNINRALKLAREIQTGRVWINTYNQIPEHAPFGGYKKSGIGRETHKVILEHYTQMKNILIDLEEGTSGLY; the protein is encoded by the coding sequence ATGGAGAATATATTAAAGAAATCATATAAAATGTTTATAAATGGGGAATGGATAGATTCAAGTAATGGAGTTATGGTAAAGTCTTATGCTCCTTACAACAATGAATTATTATCTGAATTTCCTGATGCAAGTGAAAGTGATATTGATTTTGCAATTAAAAGTGCAAAAGAAGCTTTTAAAACTTGGAGAAAGACAACAGTAAAAGAAAGAGCAAGAATTTTAAATAAAATTGCTGATATTATAGATGAAAACAAGGATTTGTTAGCAACGGTTGAAACTATGGATAATGGTAAACCAATAAGAGAAACAAAGTTAGTAGATATTCCACTGGCAGCAACTCATTTTAGATATTTTGCAGGATGTATTTTAGCAGATGAAGGACAAGCTACTGTATTAGATGAAAAATTTTTAAGTTTAATTTTAAGAGAACCTATAGGGGTTGTTGGGCAAATTATTCCTTGGAACTTTCCATTCTTAATGGCAGCTTGGAAGTTAGCACCAGCTCTTGCAGCAGGAGATACAGTTGTTTTAAAACCATCTAGTACAACAACATTAAGTTTATTAGTTTTAATGGAACTTATTCAAGATGTAATTCCAAAAGGAGTTGTAAACTTAGTTACAGGAAAAGGAAGTACAGCAGGAGAATTCTTAAAGAATCACCCTGATTTAGATAAATTAGCTTTCACAGGTTCAACAGCAGTTGGTAGAGATATAGCTCTTGCAGCGGCAGAAAAATTAATTCCAGCAACTCTTGAATTAGGTGGAAAATCAGCAAATATTATTTTAGATGATGCTGATATAGAAAAAGCTCTTGAAGGAGCTCAACTTGGGATACTATTTAACCAAGGACAAGTTTGTTGTGCAGGTTCAAGAATATTTGTACAAGAAGGAATATATGATGAGTTTATATCAAAACTTGTAAAGAAATTTGAAAATATTAAAATTGGAAACCCATTAGACCCTACAACTATAATGGGAAGTCAAATAGATGCAAGACAAGTAAAAACTATTTTAGATTATGTTGAAATAGCTAAACAAGAAGGTGGAGTTATTTTAACAGGAGGAGTGAAATATACTGAAAATGGTTGTGACAAAGGAAATTTTGTAAGACCTACTTTAATAACTAATGTTAATAATGGTTGTCGTGTTTCTCAAGAAGAAATTTTTGGACCAGTAGCTGTTGTAATTAAGTTTAAAACAGATGATGAGGTTATTGCACAAGCAAATGATAGTGAATATGGACTTGGAGGAGCAGTATTTACAAAAAATATCAATAGAGCTTTAAAACTTGCAAGAGAAATTCAAACAGGTAGAGTGTGGATAAATACTTATAATCAAATTCCAGAACATGCCCCATTTGGAGGATATAAAAAATCTGGTATAGGAAGAGAAACACATAAAGTAATCTTAGAACACTATACACAAATGAAAAATATCTTAATTGATTTAGAAGAAGGAACTTCTGGATTATATTAA
- a CDS encoding toxin-antitoxin system YwqK family antitoxin has translation MRKSFLFIFLIFLVNSIFSYSSTNNSTDEELQKVFDKNKEIIVVYRASIKDIIPKKYIENIIPKEEFDISNDNRIKITIKYTQKNKSDILAEIYTPDGDLAVKTEIKLRKKILFNEIEKLVREIEDNEASNGSDILNNKFSENFEENVKSFVSYSYYDDGSVNSKTEYDFDRKSISMLTYSDGKILSKTIAKYKGSIQDENMDIDFYENLTKTYTKMKVKKVENGQEVRTFYPSGKLRTVGVYKYNILNGEYKEYDESGNLIKEIFYEDGVEIKK, from the coding sequence ATGAGAAAAAGTTTTTTATTTATTTTTTTAATTTTTTTAGTAAATAGTATTTTTTCTTATTCTTCTACAAACAATTCTACTGATGAGGAACTACAAAAAGTATTTGATAAGAATAAAGAAATTATAGTTGTTTATAGGGCTAGCATTAAAGATATCATTCCTAAAAAATATATTGAAAATATTATTCCAAAAGAAGAATTTGATATTTCAAATGATAATCGTATAAAAATTACAATCAAATATACACAAAAAAATAAATCAGATATATTGGCAGAAATATATACTCCAGATGGAGATTTAGCAGTAAAAACAGAAATTAAATTAAGAAAAAAGATTTTATTTAATGAAATAGAAAAATTAGTTCGAGAAATTGAAGATAATGAAGCTAGCAATGGATCGGATATTTTGAATAATAAATTTAGTGAAAATTTTGAAGAGAATGTAAAATCTTTTGTTTCTTATTCATATTATGATGATGGAAGTGTTAATTCTAAGACAGAATATGACTTCGATAGAAAAAGTATAAGTATGCTTACATACAGTGATGGAAAAATTTTAAGTAAAACAATAGCTAAATATAAAGGTTCTATTCAAGATGAAAATATGGATATAGATTTTTATGAAAATCTAACTAAAACTTATACTAAAATGAAAGTAAAAAAAGTTGAAAATGGGCAAGAAGTAAGAACTTTTTATCCAAGTGGAAAATTGAGAACTGTTGGAGTTTATAAGTATAATATCTTAAATGGAGAGTATAAAGAATACGATGAAAGTGGGAATCTTATAAAGGAAATTTTTTATGAAGATGGAGTTGAGATAAAAAAATAA
- the hemB gene encoding porphobilinogen synthase, producing MFIRTRRLRKNFLTRELVKNISIEKSSLIYPLFVCDGENIKSEIESMPQQFRYSLDRLNEELDDLLKLGINNILLFGIPNHKDELGSQAYDENGIVQRTVRQIRRDYQDKFLIVTDVCMCEYTSHGHCGILHNHDVDNDETLEYIAKIASSHAKAGADIIAPSDMMDGRIGKIREVLDKNNFKDIPIMSYSVKYSSAYYGPFRDAADSAPSFGDRKTYQMDFRSYNNFYREVEADTQEGADFIMVKPAMAYLDVIKSVSKISNLPIVAYNVSGEYSMVKAAAKNNWIDEQKIVMENMYAIKRAGADIIITYHAKDIAKWLSN from the coding sequence ATGTTTATAAGAACAAGAAGATTAAGAAAAAATTTTTTAACAAGAGAATTAGTTAAAAATATTAGTATTGAAAAGAGTTCATTGATATATCCATTATTTGTATGTGATGGAGAAAATATAAAATCTGAAATAGAATCTATGCCACAACAATTTAGATATTCTTTGGATAGATTGAATGAAGAATTAGATGACTTATTAAAATTAGGAATTAATAATATTTTACTTTTTGGAATACCTAATCATAAAGATGAATTAGGAAGTCAGGCTTATGATGAAAACGGAATTGTTCAAAGGACAGTAAGACAAATCAGAAGAGATTATCAAGATAAATTTTTAATAGTTACTGATGTATGTATGTGTGAATACACTTCTCATGGGCATTGTGGGATTTTACATAATCATGATGTAGATAATGATGAAACACTTGAATATATAGCTAAAATTGCCTCATCTCATGCAAAAGCAGGAGCAGATATAATAGCACCATCTGATATGATGGATGGAAGGATTGGAAAAATTAGAGAGGTTTTAGATAAGAATAATTTTAAAGATATTCCAATAATGTCATACAGTGTAAAATATTCATCTGCATATTATGGACCTTTTAGAGATGCCGCTGATTCAGCACCAAGTTTTGGAGATAGAAAAACTTATCAAATGGATTTTAGAAGTTACAATAATTTTTATAGAGAAGTTGAGGCTGACACACAAGAGGGAGCAGATTTTATAATGGTAAAACCTGCTATGGCTTATTTAGATGTTATAAAATCAGTTTCAAAAATTAGTAATTTACCAATTGTTGCCTATAATGTAAGTGGAGAATATTCTATGGTTAAAGCAGCAGCAAAAAACAACTGGATAGATGAACAAAAAATCGTTATGGAAAATATGTATGCAATAAAAAGAGCTGGAGCTGATATAATAATCACTTATCATGCAAAGGATATCGCAAAATGGTTGTCTAATTAA
- the glmS gene encoding glutamine--fructose-6-phosphate transaminase (isomerizing) → MCGIIGYSGSKANAVEVLLEGLEKVEYRGYDSAGIAFVTDSGIQIEKKEGKLENLKNHMKNFEVLSCTGIGHTRWATHGIPTDRNAHPHYSESKDVALIHNGIIENYVEIKKELLEQGVKFSSDTDTEVVAQLFSKLYDGDLYSTLKKVLKRIRGTYAFAIIHKDFPDKMICCRNHSPLIVGLGEHQNFIASDVSAILKYTRDIIYLEDGDVVLVTKDNVTVYDKDEKEVKREVKKVEWNFEQASKGGYAHFMIKEIEEQPEIIEKTLNVYTDKEKNVKFDEQLEGINFHDIDRIYIVACGTAYYAGLQGQYFMKKLLGIDVFTDIASEFRYNDPVITNKTLAIFVSQSGETIDTLMSMKYAKEKGARTLAISNVLGSTITREADNVIYTLAGPEISVASTKAYSSQVLVMYLLSLYMGAKLGKIEEKDYQKYISDISLLKENVVKLISEKEKIHDIAKKIKDIKNGFYLGRGIDEKVAREGSLKMKEINYIHTEALPAGELKHGSIALIEKGVLVVAISTNLEMDEKVVSNIKEVKARGAYVVGACKEGSLVPEVVDDVIQVKDSGELLTPVLTVVGLQYLAYYTSLEKGYDVDKPRNLAKSVTVE, encoded by the coding sequence ATGTGTGGAATAATTGGTTATTCTGGAAGTAAAGCAAATGCAGTGGAGGTTTTATTAGAAGGGCTTGAAAAAGTTGAGTATAGAGGTTATGACTCAGCAGGCATTGCTTTTGTAACTGACAGTGGAATTCAAATTGAAAAGAAAGAAGGAAAACTAGAAAATTTAAAAAATCATATGAAAAATTTTGAAGTTCTTTCTTGTACAGGTATAGGACATACTAGATGGGCAACTCATGGAATACCAACTGATAGAAATGCTCATCCTCATTATAGTGAAAGTAAAGATGTTGCACTTATACATAATGGAATTATTGAAAACTATGTAGAAATCAAAAAAGAATTATTAGAACAAGGTGTAAAATTTAGTTCAGATACAGATACAGAAGTAGTTGCTCAACTATTTTCAAAACTATATGATGGAGATTTGTATTCAACTCTAAAAAAAGTTTTAAAAAGAATAAGAGGAACTTATGCATTTGCTATAATTCATAAAGATTTTCCAGATAAAATGATTTGTTGTAGAAATCATAGTCCTTTAATTGTTGGACTTGGGGAACATCAAAATTTTATTGCTTCTGATGTTTCAGCAATTTTAAAATATACAAGAGATATTATTTATCTTGAAGATGGAGATGTTGTTTTAGTAACTAAGGATAATGTTACTGTCTATGATAAAGATGAGAAAGAAGTAAAAAGAGAAGTAAAAAAGGTTGAATGGAATTTTGAACAAGCTTCAAAAGGTGGATATGCTCACTTTATGATAAAAGAAATTGAAGAACAACCTGAAATTATTGAAAAAACATTAAATGTATATACAGACAAAGAGAAAAATGTAAAATTTGATGAGCAATTAGAAGGAATAAATTTCCATGATATAGATAGAATATACATAGTAGCTTGTGGAACTGCTTATTATGCAGGTTTACAAGGACAATATTTTATGAAAAAATTATTAGGAATAGATGTATTCACAGATATAGCTTCTGAATTTAGATATAATGACCCTGTAATAACAAATAAAACATTAGCAATTTTTGTAAGTCAATCAGGAGAAACTATTGACACTTTAATGTCAATGAAGTATGCAAAAGAAAAGGGAGCAAGAACTCTTGCAATATCTAATGTTTTAGGTTCTACAATAACAAGAGAAGCAGATAATGTTATTTATACTCTTGCAGGACCTGAAATTTCGGTTGCTTCAACAAAGGCATATAGCTCACAAGTTTTAGTTATGTATTTATTATCATTATACATGGGAGCTAAACTTGGAAAAATTGAAGAAAAAGATTATCAAAAATATATTTCTGATATTAGCTTATTAAAAGAAAATGTAGTTAAATTAATCAGTGAAAAAGAAAAAATTCATGATATTGCTAAAAAAATAAAAGATATAAAAAATGGTTTCTATCTTGGTAGAGGAATAGATGAAAAAGTTGCCAGAGAAGGTAGCTTAAAGATGAAAGAAATTAACTATATTCATACTGAGGCACTGCCTGCTGGGGAATTAAAACATGGAAGTATTGCTCTTATAGAAAAAGGAGTTTTAGTTGTTGCTATTTCTACAAATTTGGAAATGGATGAAAAAGTTGTATCAAATATAAAAGAAGTTAAGGCAAGAGGAGCTTATGTTGTTGGAGCTTGTAAAGAAGGAAGTTTAGTTCCAGAAGTTGTAGATGATGTAATTCAAGTTAAAGATAGTGGAGAGTTATTAACACCAGTTCTTACAGTTGTAGGGTTACAATATTTAGCATATTACACTTCTTTGGAAAAAGGATATGATGTTGATAAACCAAGAAATCTTGCAAAATCTGTAACAGTAGAATAA